One window from the genome of Phycisphaerales bacterium encodes:
- a CDS encoding tetratricopeptide repeat protein: MITSQAGTRRISTRGGLAVALVALGLCLAACGSGSSAKKQARQTAANDAADQATAYVRLGDARAALREFERAIELNPLMTRAYVGAGDAARDLDDPVAAEEFYNQASELDPDNPRIHFKRGQVLQALNRVSEAIRAYLTSLELDPTDVPANINVSVAYMQAEEPRLARPFAERAVFVDPYSAAARINLGSIYAALDEHRRAVDEYQQAAELVDPIPAELLVNLAESLRVLGEDAQAVNVLDQLLRENESALAWERRGAAMFRLSDFEGAATSFERALELDGEHYPALNGLAVLRLNEYLRSGQTDPVALQQALDHFRNSLRIEHRQPKVRELLSRFS; the protein is encoded by the coding sequence ATGATCACCAGCCAGGCGGGCACACGACGGATTTCGACCAGGGGCGGCCTTGCCGTCGCGCTGGTCGCGCTCGGGCTGTGCCTGGCCGCATGCGGATCGGGCTCGTCGGCCAAGAAGCAGGCCCGCCAGACCGCCGCCAACGACGCCGCCGACCAAGCCACCGCGTACGTCCGACTGGGCGACGCACGAGCGGCGCTGAGAGAGTTCGAGCGCGCCATCGAACTCAACCCGCTCATGACCCGCGCCTACGTCGGAGCGGGCGATGCCGCGCGGGACCTGGACGATCCCGTCGCCGCCGAAGAGTTCTACAACCAGGCGTCCGAGCTCGACCCCGACAACCCACGCATCCACTTCAAGCGCGGCCAGGTGCTGCAGGCGCTCAACCGCGTGAGCGAGGCCATCCGCGCGTACCTCACGTCGCTCGAGCTCGACCCCACCGACGTACCGGCCAACATCAACGTCTCGGTCGCGTACATGCAGGCCGAGGAGCCGCGCCTCGCACGGCCGTTCGCCGAGCGCGCCGTATTCGTCGACCCCTATAGCGCCGCGGCCCGCATCAACCTGGGCTCGATCTACGCCGCCCTCGACGAGCACCGCCGGGCCGTCGACGAGTATCAGCAGGCCGCCGAGCTCGTCGATCCGATCCCGGCCGAGCTGCTGGTGAATCTGGCCGAGAGCCTGCGCGTGCTGGGCGAGGATGCCCAGGCGGTCAACGTGCTCGACCAGCTCCTGCGAGAGAATGAGTCGGCCCTGGCTTGGGAACGCCGCGGGGCCGCGATGTTCCGCTTGAGCGACTTCGAGGGCGCCGCCACCAGCTTCGAGCGGGCGCTCGAGCTCGACGGCGAGCACTACCCGGCCCTCAACGGCCTTGCGGTGCTCCGCCTCAACGAGTACTTGCGGAGCGGCCAGACCGATCCGGTTGCCCTGCAACAAGCCCTCGACCACTTCCGCAACAGCCTGCGGATCGAGCACCGCCAGCCGAAGGTGCGTGAGCTGCTCAGCCGCTTCAGCTAG